The DNA segment CAACTTCTACCTCTTTTTAAATCATATCCTTTCACTCTCTACCTCCATTTTTATACAACTCTCttcatttttttaaaaacttcCAACAATGTTTCCTAACAACCCAAACAACCCATGGGATCCGACCAGTCCGCATTGGCAAACTTTGCAAAACAACGAGCAAGAGGACCGCTATCGCCGAGACCCGCGTACGGGGGAGGTTGGATATTATCCAATGCCACCAACTTCTCCTCATCCCACCACTCAACCGATGCCTCCTCCATATTTCGGGTATTATTCTCAACCCCCTTTTTTTCCGCCAAACATGCCACCACCAAACATACCCGCCCAAGACACAAGCGAACCGAAATTTGTTCCCGAAACCCAAGTCGAATCCTCTTCTATCAAAAAAAGAAGCCATAAAAAGAAGGATGAGACCGAAAAACGTGCGACAAAGAAGGTAGAATTTTAGTCGCCTAAGGAAGAGTTCGAGTTGGCAAAAGCTTGGCTCGACGTGTCGGAGGACGAGATTGttggtaaataattttttttatgctTGTCTAAATACTATTTTTTATGCTTgtctaaataatattttttatgcttgtctaaataatatttttttaggaGACGACCAAGACATAAAGGCATTTTGGGGTCGTATACGCGATAAGTTTTTCGCTGCAATGGGTCGTGGCGTGTATCGAGCCCCCGACTCTTTTTCGGGAAAGTGGGGGGCTTTGAGGACGAAGGTTAGCAACTTCAACAGCATATACAATAACCTCGTCAATAACACTCGAAGGAGAAGTGGTGCGAGCGATGTCTATATCATGACCGAAGCCCACACCGAGTATAGAATGCACCATGGGCATATGTTTAACCTGGTAACCACATGGGAGCTTCTTCGCAAATCTCCAAAGTGGCACCTTGTGCCACCGTTCGACCCAACCCGCCCTAGATCCAAACGGTCCAAATCGACATCCACCACCGAACCTTCTGGGTCAGATGCTCGTACAGTAATTAATCTAAACGAGGATGCTGACGAGTTTGAAGAACCCCAAGAGCTGCCTCGTCCAACTGGTAGGTATAAAAGTAAAGCCAAGGCAAAGGCACGTGGAAAGTCTACTTAAATCAGATGGCCCGTCAATGATTACCGAGTTCCAGGCAGATCTGAAGCAAATAATCTCCATTAGGGAAAAAGAACAAGAAATGaaaatggagaaacaaattgcGAGAGACATGGACTTTCTCGCAAGGGATCTGTCACATGTCTCGGAGGAGGACCGAGTCATTTTGGAGGCTCGTAAGGCACAAATTCGGGCcaaatatatgtagttttttttaAGTATGTTGCCTTTTTTTCTAGTATGGTATGTTTTTTTTCTagaatgtaatgttttttttttttttgactttgtagttttttttaatgaaattatgtttttatttttaattttgtagttattaaaattgccatttaatttaaaaaaattaatatttaaataaataattacttAATCATTACACggggctccatccacaccctCCAAATTAAAGGGGGGAATGATAAAGCCCCTTTGCTGACATGGCGGTGACATGGATCCTACATGGCATGATAAAGCCCCAGGGGCGGACTTATTAAGAAACTacgggttcccgggaacccaTTCGGTTTTTAGTTTTTAGTGTAAATGTATATAACAAACTGAAAAGGAACCCATAAGTAAAATTTAAAGGGAacccataaacaaaaaaaaaccttGGTTCCACTGGTTATGTCCGCATTACTCTCCCTAAGTTACCTGGGTTCGAATCCTCCTGAATGATCCATAAATAATAGTTTTTGttccgttttttttttaatttttttcttttatttttctttaatgtaATAAAACCCATTTAGGGTTATAACCCAAAACAACCCGCCGCAGACAGAACAAGAACGAAGAAACATCAGTAGCTCCAAAACATCTCGGCGTTCTTCCTCTCCGGCCTCCGCTGCTCCGCCTCCGCCGACGACAGCTTTCACTTTGTTTATCAGAATCAGCGATTAAGGTTAGTCTATCCGATTAATCGATTATCATCCGTTAGATTGAGACTTGATTTGTAGACTTGATTTGTTAACCATCTGTTAGTTTGTTATACATCCGATCATAGGTTCGAATCTTGGTCATGGTGTCTTTTTTTGGAAcatcttttataattttataacCTGCAGCCCACTCGAGCTCAAAGGTTACTTAATGCTTAATGCTATTCAATTAGTAAGGATAAGCACCAATCTGTTATCCATTTGAAGCACCAATCTGTTATCCATTTAAGCACAGTTTTTTCCTTGTAAATCCTTGAAGTTAAAAGATTGCCATAGATGTATTAGATAGAATCTAGATATACATGTATTGGTTTTTAGCAATTTTAGTTCTTTTTTCTTTAAACTTGAATTTTTGGGTTAATGCTAATGGAAATTCGATATGAAATTGGGTCTTTATTATGATCCGTGACACGACCCGGCCCGAAAATTTTAACATATGGTTTTGAAATTTAACTACCCGAAAAAGTGAACCCATAGGAAAaaaatcctggatccgccactgtaaAGCCCCTTGGGGCTCCATCCACACCTCATAGCCTAAGCGTCACCAGACAAAAAGACATAATCAATATTGGGATTTGGGCCAAACTAGGCCCTGTCAAAGAATACAACCTATACCCATTATAAGGGGACGACTCCTACCATTACGAAGCCCAATTGGAGCGCCTATTTAAGTTTTGCGATGGAAACCCTAGAAATAATTGGAAATCGACTGGAGAGCGAGAAAAGGGCTGAAGAACTTGGTTTTGAAGGATTTCGGAAGACAAAAGGCAAAAGGATTGAAGATCTAACGCACGGGGAAGCAAGATTTGATTCTTCGAGTTAATCTTTACTATTTTCTCTAGTCTTTAACTTCTATATTTGATGATAAATATGATTTATGTTTTGAATTTCTTTGTCATGTCTGGCTAAATTCTTTTATAACTGTCCAGATGAGATGATTCGTTGATTTGAGTTATGACTGATAATTGATTACTTATTAGTATGAATTTCGTACTTTGTTATGAATTAATCTTATGATGCATATGAGTACATGTTGAGTATTGGTTATGATGTTAATTGTGTTGTTGTGTTGATCTTTCTATGAAGTTATGCATATGTTATACTGGCGTCCATTAACTTAGGGCTTGAAACCTTAATCTATAATAGATAATTAATCAATATAATTGGCAAAACATGTAATCTGCTAATGTGTGTCGGTGTGCTTATAAAAGATGGTTAATTTTAGGTTGTTTTATGCACTAGTTCaagttttaatatttataaaaacacAATATAATACGATCACACTACAACTCACATTGGGAAAGTAGACTCATTGCTGACGtaatatagtgatggtaagataccgaggtcatccaaggataAATTAGTTTTAGTACCGAGTCATCGTTAACGTCTGACCAAGTCCAAAAGTCGAGTTttaaaaagaataaataaaagtatagagAAAACAAAATAAATGGCTTAAGAGGAAAATAAAAAAGGGTAGGAAGCAATGATATGAAAAGGGGTGTTTAGGATCAACTTACCTCCTGATGCTTCGTTAACTAGATCGGACCATAGGGTCGCAAGGGCTCGATTTTCAGACGAGGTATTGTGTGTGAAAATGCGTATTATTGTGCAGTATCTGGGTCGAAATCCTAACACACTCGATTCCTCCACTTTGAATTAATAGGGAAACGCCACTCGAGGCCGGAATATAGTATTAACTAATTAGATAGTTCAAGGGAAATATATTACTAGTTTCTATTAGTCCGTCGGTGAGTCGTCAATTCCCCTAAGGTAGTTACTATTATATATATGTCAAGTCCTTTACACTTTGGTGTTATCTCCGTGCAAAGGTTAGAGCTTACCCAACCTGAAGTCCCATCCAAAATTTTAACCTCCGCTGAGAGCATCAACATGTTTTTACTCTACATAGACATAGAAAACATGAACGACCCAAGTTAATGGCATCACAAGATTGTTGGTAGATTTTAAGGATTAGGCGGAAACTCTAATGACCCAAGTTAATGGAGACACTATTATTTCACTCACTTTCAATAAACTATTTTAATTTATTAAAGTCAtgaacacacacacatacacacctTGCTTACCCATGATCTTCCTTAGTTAGCTTGACATCAAGGGGACAAGTTTCCCCCAAACACCCTCAGGAATCTAGCTAAGAATGGCCATAGAATAAGATCTGATCAAATTGATTCTTGAGTTTTTCCTAATGATTATAAAAAGCTTGATTACACAAATAATTCTTGAGTTTTTCCTAATGATTATAGTGATTAGAGAgtatgggtagaagagaagtgtGTAGTGGAAAAGAGGGGAGAGGATGAGCAAGTGAAAATGGTGGAAATgagcttctatttataggcagtTGTAGGCGAGGCATGGGCCGTGCCTGGCTAGATGATTGGTTATACCGGTAACCGAGGAACGGGATGTGTCTTGTACACACGGATCGTGGTCAACTTTGTGGATCCCAcatgatcttccaaatcttccgGAAGCTTTTCTTTGTCTTGTATTGCCCAGGCACGGGGCGTGCCTGGCTTCTTCCACCTGATCTTCGCCCGATTTGCTTCTAAAGGTGTCTGGATTCGAGGCACGGGGCGTGTCTGCTGAGGCATGGGGTGTGTCTGGACAATTTCTTCTAATTTTCTCTGTTATTTTCCCAGTTTTGCTTTCTTTGTTAATCTTGGATTATTTTTGTCCTTAAATTCGATATAAACCAATTGAAGCCTATTTTGAACATTTCATTAACAAAACATATCAGAAATGGGTGATAATTTGATATAAAAACATGTGCATTTTTGCTCATATCAAAGATCTCCACAAGTGAATCTTTGCTTGTCTTCAAGCAAAAATCTGTAATATTTGTCTTTATTGAACACCCAAGTTCCTTGTCTTGATCCATGGGCCAAGAATTAAGCACACTTGTTTGAGAATATTATGGTTTCACACCTGCAGGACAACAGGGTCCCAAGGTGGTGCCCCTGGTTGGGTCCAAAAGGAATTGCCCTTGGCTGGGGTTAAGGATAAATTTAAATGACATTAGCTAAACCGAAATTACTTTGGATAACATGTGGAAAACCAAAACTAACTGCATTTAGGCAGTTGTAACTGCACGACAATTCCCTATGGATTTAAAGTTCGTATTTTTGGTCATTCAAAGGGTACACTAATTCTTACATATTACAACGTACAAAATTTTTCATTACTGTTATAACTGCAATTCATATCTACAGCTTGTATGGtattgatgtggaaaaagtagttcaactaaataaactaaaattaccctaaattaagactcaagtaataaaaatctacactctctaacctgactaaactactcaccggcaagtgaaccggtcgactctagcacagaaaagtaagtccggatgtcgaacccacaaggactctaatgaattacgttaacgactctatttagactagacactgacacgacttaaCAATTATTGtgttttagggggggggggtttactaaaatcctaaaattgcaattaaaatgaaattaaactaagacacgaacgaagactaaggtttgattcagatgagattaacgactacctagactcgaatccagtttaactatggatggacttctaacggtattattgttgtatggagccgggatcgtaaaatactaaaccttaaggtatttcaatgctaagacttcccgacccttctcaggaagaaacctaggaaaccctacaaggctgttatgaataccgactgttagatttcctctcagtcctctaacgactctaaaagtgccctaatacgactatctacctctcagcgcgacaatctagggcaattctaggttctaacttggtttactagacacaaatgcaattagggaactaagatTGACTTCTCTCAAAACCTATCTTAGATATATACTGCACCaagacctaataactaactcgagcctctcagcgacaagttaagcagaatatttaattctaattgtattttaattactgtttctaaggctatcggccgatttacccaaagattacccgaacccgcaaggattcaaataatcaacacaaatttattatgtgaaagacattcaccaaaatctatgtgaaacagcaaataatcaacaatcaaaagtaaatacgcatacgcaccaaatcagaaatactagaacactttactttcaaagatcaatccataaacaaacaataaaaaccgttaaaagatccaaactttatcaaactatcatcttgtctaggtagtatctagggtttagccaagaaacatgatgtCTAAAATAAACAaagcaagttcaaaacaagaattcattggAAAAGATCGAAAACACGAAATTAAAGAaaaccgggagataaaacccaAACAATCTTCACTTCCACGctccaagcttcaaccggatgattcccgCTAGCCAAAACGCTCCGAAAACCGTAAAATATGCTCTGAAAATCGCCTCAGGGTTCTTCAGTTCGTCACTAGGGTTTTTGTGGAAGTTTATGAAGTATAAGTATGTTTGGAATAAAGATCCAGCaacaaaaatcatttttttcCCGAAATTACCCCCAGGTGTCAGCGACGGGGTCTTCAGCATATCCTCCATGCTACACCTAGCCCCAAAACTCAGCAAATCCTTCCCAAGGGTCTAGGTGTTGCATGTAGCTCCTTGCTTGAGTGGGAGGTGTAGCACCTAGGCCCCATTTTCACAGAAAGTTACGAATTTTTACAAGCTTCAACATCCCAAAAAATCCAGAAATTATTCTAACTCTTTTTTACTTGTTCCAAGACTTAACGTTTCAGCAACATAGCTCGTTTCCACTCAATTTTCATCAACTTTTAGCATCAAGACCTGGAAAACGCGAATATGATCAATAGCACGTAATTCTAaataaaactaaactataaataacgaaaaactatacaaactatacacgaataaaggatgtattttgtaatacatcaaatatccccacacttgctcTTTTTTCGTcatcgaaaaagaattatgcaacggaatcagagaCGAATAATCACTTGGGTCAAGAAGTATTTATATCTTATTAAAACCAAGACTTGCGTTAgccgcgattgcgaatatacttatcccttaaacccgaatccaatcctaagcccttatcatgtacatttaatttaagtgcggtcaatccacctagggtctcacactagaatttacGGTCCACCTACTCccacctcaagcttataggactaagagaacgatcactggaccaattcccaaccgtcttatatcaaaaccaagagagtttacaatcaaaATTTTTTTCACCATTTTTTCcgctttttttttttcattcgtgagtctagacgatgctttccctaaccaagaggcaatccggttgtagagtcgctatccccaaccacagattacttaggtttcggtactttttttttctttgcacagtcgatttcacacaccctagcggtaatcttGCTGTAGAGTCGTTATCCCCAGCTCAGACTACATAGGAAtgcattactttcatttagtttctagctcacttcttattctatttttttcacatgatcacaaactctaacagttttaacttataacggtgccccttatactattatcgGCAGTTTTGAtttcccatatctcccaggcgagaacccactagcagaccgacaatttAGGTATATTAGATCAAAGGGACTTAAAATCAAACCCAGGCCTATCCACAcatccctaactagacgcaagctcgatttattaaaatctcatattattattatttaaaccaAGCAAAAATTCACCTTTTCTATCATTTTTCGTTTTATTTGCAAACTTCTCACATCGAaggacattttctgatttttcgatttttttttaattttcaatttttttaattttgttttagataagactcgattatttacatgtatcccatccccacacttgaagattgcattgtccctaatgcaagaatgTAAATACGACTCACTAATTAcctaaaaactaaaaacaaaaacTAAAGACGAACTAACTAAATAAATAACGAAAGAATACaagggaaacgacttagctgatTAATAACAACGCGTATGCTCCAAATCTCTCGTCCCATCctgctcgatcgtatagcatttcggtcgcgatcggctttgactctAACACTGGTACGCTTGATAAATGCCTTATATTCGAACAGCAGCTCCAAACTCACCCGGATGGAGATTGtgtacgggtggtacatattcaaaTCTGCATAACCAAAAAGAAGCATAAACCAAAGCAATACCGATTCTAAAAAAAACGACTCAAGAACCACTAATTTAGACTCATGGTACAAAATAAATGACTCAATAACCAAGTAAACACGACAACACAAAACACGAAAAAGAACGAAAACTACGATAAAGACTCAAAATTTACAAACTCTACAAGTGTGCTATCAACTTTTCTAACACTCACGAAGGATCATGTAGACGCAGCTCACCTACATACCAAACCTCACGGGCTGTAGCACCATCATACCTATTATTATCCGAATCTATCCAAACACCCGCATACCTGTCACAACCTCTCAAACCATCATCCGGCGGTTTGAACTTATACATTTCAAATCGAAATCTATCCCCACATTGAGCCTTGCTCAGCGCTTCTATCTTAGATTCTACGCACTTTACCCTTTTTTCAAGATCATATACTCTCCTATCGGGTGGATCCCCACACTTGGGTCCTATCGCTTCCTCCAAACTAGGACCGCTTACCACCTCTTTCTCACTTCTCTCATATTCCTCCAACAACCTACCCTTCTCTCCCTCctctaacttagacgaaataatgaCGGGAAAATCAGAACCCTCACCTATGAAAGCGTACTCTAAGTGGGATGGAAGAACTTTGAGTTCTAATGGGGCGGGTTTCTCTAATGGTGTGCTCTCAACCTCACTTTTTACCTCACTCAACTCTAGCACTTCGGGGACCCACTCGTCCTCTTCTACTTCCTCACTCTCATTTGCAACCTCCTCTACCTTATCAACTACCTCATCTAACTTACTCTTAACTAAATCGGCTCCACTAATATAGCCAAAGCAATGGTCGACACATGATAAGaaagactctatgaaatagaccgaatgacaaggactactaaGATCATCGGAACCACTAGGATGGTCCATAGAGCGTGCTATTTCGAAAGTAACTCTCCTCACCGACTTGAAGTGTGATTTTTCCGTCGAAGACATCGATGATAgccttggcggtacacaagaaCGGGCGTCCTAGAATGATAGGAACCTTCTcgtcggcttccatatcaagaacgacAAAGTCTACGGGAAAGACGAATTTATCCACTTTGACAAGAAGGTTTTCGATTAAACCTCGTGGATACTTAACAG comes from the Helianthus annuus cultivar XRQ/B chromosome 4, HanXRQr2.0-SUNRISE, whole genome shotgun sequence genome and includes:
- the LOC118491587 gene encoding uncharacterized protein LOC118491587, with the translated sequence MKKKIGYGVQVVAAMEVSGMRKTWGDDQDIKAFWGRIRDKFFAAMGRGVYRAPDSFSGKWGALRTKVSNFNSIYNNLVNNTRRRSGASDVYIMTEAHTEYRMHHGHMFNLVTTWELLRKSPKWHLVPPFDPTRPRSKRSKSTSTTEPSGSDARTVINLNEDADEFEEPQELPRPTGRYKSKAKAKARGKST